A genome region from Tenebrio molitor chromosome 4, icTenMoli1.1, whole genome shotgun sequence includes the following:
- the LOC138127685 gene encoding fatty acid synthase-like isoform X2, which translates to MDASQPHARSGELSFEYSRWLSSAPPGEEVVISGMSGRLPDSRNIHEFRDNLFSKTDMVNDDDRRWKLDHPEVPQRSAKMRNINHLDVGYFGVHHRQANMMDPMMRILLETAVEAIIDAGMNPSEVEGSRTGVFVGACWSDMENSILTSVTEPQKFGMTGYLRSLNAHRISYFLKLKGPACNVDTACSSSLNALDVAFRAIRSGQCDNAIVSGSSVLLHPGGTLQFFRLGVLSKDGVCRVFDQDASGYSRGEAIASIFLQKAKNARRIYAQIINTKANSDGFKEQGITFPSSLAQKQLITEIYDESEIHPSELSFLEAHGTGTQVGDPQEVEAIDDALARKRDKPLLVGSVKSSIGHSEPASGVCSIIKVLIAMETGFIAPNINLKQIKEGLEGFEQGRMKVVLDLTELEGDEALLGVNNFGFGGNNCHTILKRFKKKKVDRGVPKDDVPRLVCVSGRTEEAVLSLLNDVNSRKLDAEHVGLFHQIYKKKFANHIYRGFTIASKNGPLRTSSKFFSLQHKPLYFYFGQIERSFKLLGSCLMHFPIFKNTISRIDNILATKNVNILDTILKDQIQENNILGAIVVQAGLVDVLKSLELIPTAVYGDSWGKIVSNYYYDLITIEETALTAYKISQDPSNVHFDGIAKFNGLLKSIPKRQDRYFSKTPNLPNLELHGHSLSHETLLKMPKNSLVLNVSDQKLDNKDVLLLEGNLVNFLEVLGRLYECGYNPQLHKLYPEIVYPVSRGTPMISPMVKWDHDKNWFAYKFTEFIASDAEQRDYRVSNNYEEFKHIAGHVIDGRNLLPATEYLNLVWQTLAQSRRSLVNDLPVIFENCKFIRAVTMPKNVPVKLIITIQRGTGNFEVMDKDAVVVTGRITPCFNMSQEQINSESHVLNTEDPTLILEQDEIYKELHLRGYNYSGMFKGIAKCDISASTGLVKWEDNWTTFMDKMLQMKILQVDSKLLYVPVGIKKLTIDPLKHHQIVESFKDNESLIPVHVCKESNIIKSGGIEIRGLTARSISKKKPRLEPVLEKYEFVPNQEWLELTQLIRVNIQIILENSLETQFKAMELLEGSDELLLPLVCKVLDDIPVVNPDLIISTKIDLDPIPGVKIEQFVLTPESNLLLIIATKLLQNPTSLKQVLNALHPKGFVLTREEVEFEISDLGNIEVVTEYKTAKEKLILFKKSEEKIDTKFVEVLSNNSEWLSQLQNFVKSEANVVVYGQNREPDGLMGLVNCLRREPEGHKVKCFFMMDEAPDFDPQVPFYGDQLRKNLAINIYKSGKWGTYRHLLLEELQEVECEHCFGDVSAKGDLSSMRWLEGQPIDDSRLPETQVLIYNCYSAINFRDIMLASGRISAEAITSDRIEQECLIGIEFAGLDPKGRRVMGVVNSRALATYVRGDSQFLWEVPESWSLEDAVTIPAVYSTVIYALLLAVDLKPNSTVLIHSGTGGIGLAALNVCLHHQFEIYVTVGTQDKRDYLRKNYPQIPESHIGNSRDTSFEEMIKTGTNDRGVDAVLNSLSEDKLRASVRCLARGGRFLEIGKFDLANDSSLSLLLLERGASYHGIMLDRIFKNSQELKVKLVDALYKGIHDGYVKPLPRVVFTRDELLPAFKYMTTGKHIGKVLVKVRDEGDVRGVGPKRLFPALPRFNCALSKSYVIIGGLGGVGLELADWLILREARKLVLVSRSGVKTGYQAQKIRLWRSYGVEVEISTRDVTTKQGCLELIREATELGSIDAIFNLAVILKDALLEDQTEDSFRLSLAPKARTTTYLDQITREICPHLRYFVIFSSVSCGRGNAGQTNYGMANSIMERICEKRKHDGFPALAIQWGAIGDVGLVAKMQKENKELVIGGTLQQKISNCLEVLDRFLKQDNPIVSSMLVAEKRNRSHGATSAVEAVANVLGIKDIKTVSQHATLAELGMDSMMGTEIIQLLEKEFEIYITARDVRSLSFAKYKIETCGPYT; encoded by the exons ATGGACGCGAGTCAACCTCACGCCAGATCCGGCGAACTCAGTTTCGAGTACAGCCGATGGCTCTCTTCCGCCCCTCCGGGCGAAGAAGTGGTCATTTCCGGCATGTCCGGTCGCCTTCCGGATTCCAGAAACATCCACGAATTTCGCGACAACCTCTTCAGTAAAACAGACATGGTGAACGATGACGACCGACGCTGGAAATTGGACCATCCGGAGGTTCCGCAAAGGAGTGCTAAAATGCGCAATATCAACCACTTAGATGTCGGATACTTCGGGGTGCACCACCGCCAGGCAAACATGATGGACCCCATGATGCGGATTTTATTGGAGACGGCGGTGGAGGCGATCATTGACGCCGGAATGAATCCCTCGGAGGTGGAAGGTTCGAGGACCGGAGTCTTCGTGGGTGCGTGTTGGTCGGACATGGAGAACAGCATCCTGACGAGTGTTACAGAACCGCAGAAATTTGGAATGACAGG GTACTTGAGGTCTCTGAACGCGCACAGGATCAGTTACTTTTTGAAACTGAAAGGTCCGGCGTGCAACGTGGACACAGCATGTAGTAGTTCTCTGAACGCTTTGGATGTGGCGTTCAGAGCTATCAGGAGTGGACAATGCGACAACGCTATAGTCAGCGGCAGTAGTGTCCTCCTACATCCAGGCGGCACTCTTCAGTTCTTCCG attgGGAGTACTGAGCAAGGACGGCGTCTGTCGTGTGTTCGACCAAGACGCTAGCGGTTATAGCAGGGGTGAGGCCATTGCGAGTATCTTTCTCCAAAAAGCAAAGAACGCGCGCCGGATCTACGCCCAAATCATTAACACCAAAGCCAATTCTGATGGCTTCAAAGAACAAGGCATCACTTTCCCTTCTTCTCTAGCGCAGAAGCAACTCATTACGGAAATCTACGACGAGAGCGAGATCCACCCTTCCGAACTCAGCTTCTTGGAGGCCCACGGGACGGGTACCCAGGTCGGAGACCCCCAAGAAGTCGAAGCGATCGATGACGCCTTGGCCAGAAAACGCGACAAACCTCTCTTGGTAGGATCTGTAAAATCGAGTATCGGTCACTCAGAACCAGCTTCTGGGGTTTGTTCCATCATCAAAGTGTTGATAGCGATGGAAACTGGATTTATTGCTCCTAATATCAACCTGAAACAGATCAAGGAGGGCTTGGAGGGGTTCGAGCAAGGGAGAATGAAAGTGGTACTCGATTTAACAGAGTTAGAAGGCGACGAGGCTCTCCTGGGAGTGAACAATTTTGGTTTCGGGGGTAATAACTGTCACACGATCCTCAAAAGAttcaaaaagaagaaagtcGACAGAGGAGTCCCCAAGGATGACGTTCCCAGATTGGTCTGCGTTAGTGGGCGCACCGAAGAAGCAGTTCTGTCTCTGCTGAACGATGTCAATAGTAGAAAACTTGACGCCGAACACGTGGGTCTATTCcatcaaatttacaaaaaaaaatttgccaaTCATATTTATCGAGGCTTCACAATAGCTTCGAAGAACGGTCCTCTCAGGACCTCCTCGAAATTCTTTTCACTTCAACACAAACCTCTATACTTCTATTTCGGTCAAATCGAACGCTCCTTCAAGCTTCTAGGTTCCTGTCTTAtgcattttccaattttcaagAATACAATCTCCAG AATCGATAATATCTTGGCAACCAAAAACGTCAACATCTTGGACACAATTTTGAAGGATCAAATCCAAGAAAACAACATCCTCGGTGCCATTGTCGTGCAAGCCGGGCTCGTGGATGTCTTGAAATCTTTAGAACTGATCCCAACCGCAGTGTATGGCGACTCTTGGGGCAAGATAGTCAGCAATTACTACTACGACCTCATCACCATAGAAGAAACGGCATTGACAGCCTACAAGATCAGTCAAGATCCCTCGAACGTCCATTTCGACGGCATCGCCAAATTCAATGGTTTGCTTAAATCAATTCCCAAAAGACAAGACCGATACTTTAGTAAAACCCCGAATTTGCCAAATCTAGAATTGCATGGCCACTCTTTGAGTCATGAGACGTTGCTCAAAATGCCGAAAAATTCGTTGGTGTTAAATGTTTCCGACCAAAAATTAGACAACAAAGACGTCTTACTTTTGGAAGGCAACCTCGTCAACTTTTTGGAGGTTTTGGGAAG ATTGTACGAATGCGGTTACAATCCTCAACTGCACAAATTGTACCCCGAAATCGTGTACCCCGTGAGTCGAGGCACTCCCATGATCTCACCCATGGTCAAGTGGGATCACGACAAGAACTGGTTCGCTTACAAGTTTACTGAGTTTATTGCGTCAGACGCCGAACAGAGGGATTACCGTGTTTCGAACAATTACGAAGAGTTCAAGCACATAGCGGGGCATGTGATTGATG GTCGCAATTTGTTACCTGCCACGGAATATTTGAACCTAGTATGGCAAACATTAGCTCAAAGTCGGAGATCGTTGGTGAACGATTTGCCAGTGATTTTCGAAAACTGCAAATTTATCCGCGCAGTAACGATGCCGAAAAATGTTCCTGTTAAACTCATCATCACTATCCAGAGAGGCACTGGTAATTTTGAAGTTATGGACAAAGACGCAGTTGTTGTGACTGGTCGAATTACACCCTGTTTTAATATGAGTCAAGAACAAATTAATTCAGAATCACATGTTCTCAACACTGAAGATCCAACATTAATCTTGGAGCAAGACGAGATCTACAAAGAACTCCACCTTCGGGGATACAACTACAG TGGCATGTTTAAGGGTATTGCGAAATGCGACATAAGTGCCTCCACCGGTCTAGTCAAGTGGGAGGACAATTGGACCACCTTCATGGATAAGATGCTTCAAATGAAGATTCTTCAAGTTGACAGCAAATTGCTCTACGTTCCTGTGGgaataaaaaagttaacaaTAGATCCATTGAAACATCATCAAATAGTCGAAAGTTTCAAAGACAACGAATCGCTTATTCCTGTGCACGTCTGCAAGGAGAGCAACATCATAAA ATCTGGCGGAATTGAAATTCGTGGGCTTACAGCGAGGTctatttcaaagaaaaaaccTCGTTTGGAGCCAGTTTTGGAGAAATATGAGTTCGTCCCGAATCAGGAGTGGCTCGAATTGACCCAGCTGATAAGAGTCAACATTCAAATCATCCTCGAGAATAGTCTAGAAACTCAATTCAAAGCGATGGAACTTCTGGAAGGTTCTGATGAACTTCTTTTGCCTCTGGTTTGCAAAGTTCTAGACGACATCCCTGTCGTCAATCCCGATCTAATAATCTCCACCAAAATTGACTTGGACCCGATTCCTGGTGTCAAAATCGAACAATTCGTTCTAACTCCTGAGAGCAACTTGCTTTTGATCATCGCCACTAAACTTCTACAAAACCCCACTTCATTAAAACAGGTACTGAACGCTCTTCACCCTAAAGGTTTTGTCTTGACTAGAGAAGAAGTCGAATTTGAGATCTCTGATTTGGGCAATATCGAAGTTGTCACCGAGTACAAAACGGCCAAAGAGAAATTGATTCTTTTTAAGAAGtctgaagaaaaaattgacacGAAATTTGTCGAGGTTTTATCGAACAACTCCGAGTGGTTGTCTCAGTTGCAAAACTTTGTAAAATCTGAAGCGAATGTCGTCGTTTACGGTCAAAATCGCGAACCTGATGGTTTAATGGGATTGGTTAACTGTCTCAGGAGGGAGCCGGAGGGACACAAGGTCAAGTGTTTCTTCATGATGGACGAGGCGCCAGATTTCGACCCTCAAGTACCTTTCTATGGAGATCAATTGAGGAAAAATCTTGCCATAAACATTTACAAATCGGGGAAGTGGGGGACTTACAGACACTTGCTGTTGGAAGAGCTGCAAGAAGTGGAATGTGAGCATTGTTTCGGAGACGTTTCAGCAAAGGGAGACTTGTCGAGCATGAGATGGTTGGAAGGGCAGCCCATTGACGACTCCCGACTCCCCGAAACTCAAGTCCTCATCTAT AATTGCTACTCCGCTATCAACTTCAGGGATATTATGCTGGCCTCGGGCCGCATCAGCGCCGAAGCTATCACTAGCGACCGCATCGAACAAGAGTGTCTGATTGGTATCGAGTTCGCCGGATTAGATCCGAA ggGACGCCGAGTCATGGGAGTTGTTAACAGTCGTGCGCTAGCAACTTATGTCAGAGGTGATTCTCAGTTCTTGTGGGAGGTACCCGAGTCGTGGAGCTTGGAAGACGCAGTCACCATCCCCGCTGTTTACTCCACAGTGATATATGCTTTGCTTTTG GCCGTAGACCTCAAACCCAACAGTACCGTCTTAATCCACTCCGGTACCGGCGGAATCGGTCTCGCGGCTTTGAACGTCTGTCTCCACCACCAGTTCGAAATCTACGTCACCGTCGGGACTCAAGACAAGCGAGACTATCTTCGAAAGAACTACCCCCAGATTCCTGAAAGTCACATCGGCAACTCTCGCGATACCTCTTTCGAGGAAATGATTAAAACCGGTACGAACGATCGCGGTGTTGACGCCGTGTTGAATTCTTTGAGCGAAGATAAGCTCAGAGCATCGGTGAGATGCTTGGCGCGCGGCGGACGCTTCTTAGAAATTGGAAAGTTCGACCTTGCGAACGACTCGAGTCTCAGTCTTCTCTTGCTGGAACGAGGAGCGAGCTACCATGGAATCATGTTGGACCGGATCTTCAAAAACTCGCAGGAATTAAAAGTGAAACTTGTCGACGCTTTATACAAAGGTATTCACGATGGGTACGTTAAGCCCTTACCGAGGGTCGTGTTCACCAGAGACGAACTGTTGCCGGCGTTCAAATACATGACCACTGGGAAGCACATAGGGAAGGTGTTGGTGAAAGTGAGGGACGAAGGAGATGTGAGAGGTGTTGGACCCAAAAGATTATTTCCAGCGCTTCCGAG ATTCAACTGCGCCTTGTCCAAGTCTTACGTCATCATTGGGGGGTTGGGAGGAGTCGGTTTGGAATTGGCCGATTGGCTGATCTTGAGAGAAGCCCGAAAACTGGTACTTGTCTCCAGATCGGGAGTAAAAACAGGGTATCAAGCCCAAAAGATAAG ACTTTGGAGGTCTTACGGCGTTGAGGTTGAAATTTCGACACGAGACGTCACAACCAAGCAAGGCTGTCTTGAGTTGATCCGGGAAGCTACCGAACTGGGTTCCATTGACGCCATCTTCAATCTAGCTGTTATTCTTAAAGATGCGCTCTTGGAGGACCAAACCGAAGATTCTTTCCGCCTGTCTTTGGCTCCCAAAGCTCGAACCACCACCTATCTGGATCAAATAACTCGCGAGATCTGTCCACATTTGAG